In Apium graveolens cultivar Ventura unplaced genomic scaffold, ASM990537v1 ctg6783, whole genome shotgun sequence, the following proteins share a genomic window:
- the LOC141703577 gene encoding uncharacterized protein LOC141703577, protein MVDYFTSLSSVSEELESMNQLLAVITVGEDVYQLLTFIHTQKEEAKLFQFLNRLDDIYTPQRSQMLMITPLPSVEMACAVIQQEESQKEVLKGAYSYDTDVSAMLSKTSVSAERSLSCSVCGRKGHTRDKCWNIVGSPRWNYKHKPSPSNSRVSVPNARWNSSRVGASPKGPPAANVAMGSTPSDITQQPIVFSPQQLWIMATGITDHMTADYGLLHNVKNAKPHVTVNLPTRATTMVTHLGDVKLASGLKLLNVPYVPVFTLSENTSQLSFVASKATLADEYTLWHNRLGHATVSKLKFIECIKQCIHGVARVTWLYLLQHKSDYLKTMETFYHFVQRQFASSIKVIRSDNAKEFDDTKCRRFFQMQGIVHQTFCAYRSQQNARCFGCLAFAINPTYSSDKFASRGVPCVLSICYPPTQKGYRLLDLSTIQTFVSRDVTFNETIFSLNVTIPKPYMSPLPTVMPTTTVHMHIDDDFFVELMSDAQTSSDNQLSAHETLSPMPSVSPSPIEATSNVPHSQPSTVIQI, encoded by the exons ATGGTAGATTATTTTACATCTCTAAGTAGTGTATCGGAAGAATTGGAGTCTATGAACCAATTGCTTGCTGTGATAACTGTAGGTGAAGATGTCTATCAATTGCTGACTTTTATTCACACTCAAAAAGAAGAGGCAAAATTATTTCAGTTTCTTAATAGATTGGATGATATTTACACTCCTCAACGCAGCCAGATGTTAATGATTACTCCCTTACCAAGTGTTGAAATGGCTTGTGCTGTCATTCAACAAGAGGAGTCACAAAAAGAGGTTTTAAAAGGTGCCTATTCGTATGATACAGATGTGTCTGCTATGCTCAGCAAAACCTCTGTGAGTGCAGAGAGGTCATTGTCATGCTCAGTCTGTGGTAGAAAGGGGCACACTAGGGACAAATGCTGGAACATTGTAGGCTCACCCAGATGGAACTATAAACACAAACCTTCTCCATCCAATTCAAGAGTGTCTGTACCTAATGCACGGTGGAATAGCTCTCGAGTTGGTGCTTCTCCTAAAGGTCCTCCTGCTGCAAATGTGGCCATGGGTTCTACACCATCTGACATAACTCAACAACCAATTGTGTTCTCCCCTCAACAACT GTGGATTATGGCTACGGGCATAACAGATCATATGACTGCAGACTATGGTCTCTTGCATAATGTTAAGAATGCCAAACCTCATGTAACAGTGAATCTACCAACTAGAGCAACAACCATGGTGACTCATCTTGGAGATGTGAAATTAGCAAGTGGTCTTAAACTCTTGAATGTCCCGTATGTCCCTGTTTTTACTC TGTCTGAGAACACCAGTCAACTTTCCTTTGTTGCATCGAAAGCTACTCTTGCAGATGAATACACTCTTTGGCATAACAGACTGGGGCATGCCACTGTGTCTAAATTAAAGTTTATAGAATGCATTAAACAATGCATACATGGTGTAGCAAG agtGACCTGGTTGTATTTACTTCAACACAAATCTGACTACCTCAAGACAATGGAAACTTTTTATCATTTCGTCCAAAGGCAGTTTGCTTCATCTATTAAAGTGATCCGGTCAGACAACGCAAAGGAATTCGACGATACGAAATGCCGCAGATTTTTCCAGATGCAAGGAATTGTGCACCAGACTTTCTGTGCCTACAGGTCGCAACAAAATGCTCGA TGCTTTGGATGCTTAGCATTTGCTATTAACCCTACTTATAGTTCAGATAAATTTGCTTCAAGAGGTGTCCCTTGTGTGCTTAGCATTTGCTATCCACCTACTCAAAAGGGCTATAGACTGTTAGATTTAAGCACTATACAAACATTTGTATCTAGAGATGTGACGTTCAATGAAACTATTTTCTCTTTAAATGTGACTATACCTAAGCCCTATATGTCACCTTTGCCAACTGTGATGCCTACAACTACAGTGCATATGCATATTGATGATGATTTTTTTGTTGAACTTATGAGTGATGCTCAGACATCAAGTGACAACCAACTCTCTGCACATGAAACCTTAAGCCCTATGCCCAGTGTGTCACCTTCTCCTATCGAAGCTACATCTAATGTACCCCACTCACAGCCTTCTACAGTTATACAAATTTAA